A window of Megachile rotundata isolate GNS110a chromosome 11, iyMegRotu1, whole genome shotgun sequence genomic DNA:
agtatattTTAGGTGCCAGTTTAGAAGGTATACAGTTATTAAATCGGTATTTAGAAATCACCGGTGATGTTCAAAGTTGTAGTCTAATAGCTATTCGAGCATTTACATCGAAGTTACTTCAAGAAAATCAAGTTCAAGTCTGGATTACTAGGTATTACTAAGCATAGACAACGAATGTATAGAGGTTAGGTATTTAAACAGAACGAACTTCAGGAAGTGAAATACAGTTACAGAAATCTCTTAAACGCTTGGAAAATGTGGACCCAAAGAGCGCATTTCGATATCGCTATGCGATCTGCTACAAACGAGAAACCGCCGCaacaaatatatatttcttGTAATTTTTGCGGCAAAAGTATATCCGCGTTTATGCAGGGTCTTAGTAGAACAAGAGTTCCTTTTGGTAGATTAGGAAGCACTCCCAATAAATTGAAGGTAATATAGCAAATTAAAAGTATCGCGGTCCTAACGATAGtgttatttttctattctttttttttttcttttttcagatGTCTTCATGCCCAAATTGTCGAAAACCGTTACCACGATGTGCTATTTGTTTGATGCACATGGGTACCGTAAGTGGCTTACAAATGACAACATCCGGTGTTAGTAGAAACGAAGAATGCGATAACAAATTAACAGAATTCAATAATTGGTTCACATGGTGTCAAACGTGTAGACACGGTGGTCATGCTGATCATATTACGCATTGGTTTcggtaaaatttcaatattataaacGTTCAACTTTCTTATAGTATGTTCTTTAACGAAATATTTTGTCTTTTATAAACAGGCAACATTCCGAATGTCCAGTAACATCGTGTACGTGTAGATGCTTTTCATTAGATGCATCGTGCAAAATTGGAACGAGTATCGTATAAACAGAGATAATATGATCGAAGAATTTTGAGTAACGTTGACCATGTGTGTATTTTAAGATTTCGGATTGTTTTTAGAGACGGTATAAATGGAAGAAGCAGAGAAATATAAATGTTGCAGTAccgtttaattttattataaaaagaaaatgtatgaatattaataaatgtaataattgtaCAGTATGTATGATAATTGTAttcttataaaaaaaagtttacagcGAACGACGTAACAATTTATAATCCTGTATCGTCTTCCGACATTTTCCATTTTCTTGGTCCTAATACATTTAGTAGAGATAACGCTTCGTTATAGTGATCGGAATCTGAAATACgtatttcttttgttttaatgcatcttaaaatgtataaaaaaaaaaaaattaaattggatATTTACCAAAATCTTCTGTCATACTGgatggaaataatatgtaactactGCATGCCATTGTAGACTTTGAATTTAAAGTACCGTGAACTTCTATATAACCTTCAACGTTACTATCGATAGGTTCTGGTAAGGTAACATTAACCGCTACACCATCGGTAGTCTTTAACTCTATATTTTTACCATTTGAAc
This region includes:
- the LOC100879050 gene encoding replication protein A 14 kDa subunit; translated protein: MIMKMMKNRIDGHRLAQNVGELVILLGTVGKKSSNGKNIELKTTDGVAVNVTLPEPIDSNVEGYIEVHGTLNSKSTMACSSYILFPSSMTEDFDSDHYNEALSLLNVLGPRKWKMSEDDTGL